A part of Tachysurus vachellii isolate PV-2020 chromosome 4, HZAU_Pvac_v1, whole genome shotgun sequence genomic DNA contains:
- the faah gene encoding fatty-acid amide hydrolase 1, whose product MDGEWTMVALALLCGIVFFLLKWNGQKQNLERKLQTVRKKREAGLKQAEQAVSHFKAENPGLDLNPIVELPLLELSQQIRDGSLQPDFVLHAYIEKALEMNSKFNCGTAFLMESLKQLEDIETHKDGILCGIPVSIKENFDYQGYDSTCGVFDMVNSPAAVDSVVVRVLKRQGAVPFIKTNVPQALNNYECSNPIYGTTVNPHNLQKTCGGSTGGEAALIGGGGSILGLGSDLGGSLRIPASFCGVCAFKPTANRISSLGVNSCVKGRKSVLPSVGPMARDVNSLALCMRALLNKDMFTLDPTIPPLPFKQEVYESSERLRIGYYDNDGYLQPFPGMSRAVQEAKALLEQAGHMLVPFKPPYIYTAIPEYFMKVLLADGCASLYSHLKEGPINPCMQHGISFGLPRFVKKIISLVLNFTHPHIASLVDSTCGVSSVADLWKQQSAIENYIHKVIEEWNNLELDVLICPILGPAINYTYSGRLTSGVSYTALYNLLNFPVGVIPITKVTAEDEEQLRRYKGTFGSYADKLFIKAVEGGVGLPLAVQCVSLPWREELCLRLMRELESLCAKNKQSNTE is encoded by the exons ATGGATGGAGAATGGACAATGGTTGCATTGGCCCTGCTTTGTggtattgtttttttcctgctgaAGTGGAATGGACAGAAGCAGAATCTGGAGAGGAAATTACAGAcagtgagaaaaaagagagaagcaggTCTCAAGCAGGCAGAACAAGCTGTGAGCCACTTTAAGGCAGAG AATCCTGGCCTTGATTTGAATCCCATCGTGGAACTTCCTTTACTTGAGCTCAGCCAGCAAATAAGAGACGGCTCTCTGCAGCCAGATTTTGTGCTCCATGCTTACATTGAAAAG GCTCTGGAGATGAACAGTAAATTCAACTGTGGCACTGCCTTTCTCATGGAAAGTCTGAAACAGCTAGAGGACATTGAAACCCACAAAGATGGCATTCTCTGCGGGATTCCTGTTAGCATTAAAGAGAATTTTGATTATCAG GGCTATGACTCTACATGCGGAGTGTTTGATATGGTGAACAGTCCTGCAGCTGTGGATAGTGTGGTGGTCAGAGTACTGAAGAGGCAAGGCGCAGTTCCcttcatcaaaacaaatgttCCGCAGGCCCTTAACAA TTATGAATGTAGTAACCCAATCTATGGGACAACGGTAAACCCCCACAACCTTCAGAAGACATGTGGTGGCTCTACAGGAGGAGAAGCTGCTCTGATTGGAGGAGGCGGATCAATTCTGGGCTTGGGAAGTGACCTTGGTGGAAGCCTTCGCATCCCAGCATCCTTCTGTGGCGTTTGTGCTTTCAAGCCTACAGCCAATAGGATAAG CTCGCTCGGAGTGAACAGTTGTGTTAAAGGCAGAAAGTCAG TTCTACCCTCTGTTGGTCCCATGGCACGTGATGTGAACAGTCTTGCACTGTGTATGAGAGCTTTACTCAACAAAGATATGTTCACTCTGGACCCTACAATTCCTCCGTTACCATTCAAACAGGAG GTATATGAGAGCTCTGAGCGTCTGAGGATTGGTTATTATGACAATGACGGATACCTGCAGCCATTTCCAGGCATGAGCAGAGCTGTACAAGAAGCCAAGGCACTTCTGGAACAAGCAGGCCACATG CTGGTCCCCTTTAAGCCCCCCTACATATACACTGCTATCCCTGAGTACTTCATGAAAGTTTTGCTTGCTGATGGATGCGCCTCCCTTTATAGCCACCT GAAGGAGGGCCCAATTAACCCATGTATGCAGCATGGCATCTCTTTTGGTCTTCCTCGCTTTGTTAAAAAGATTATCTCACTAGTCCTAAACTTCACA CACCCACATATTGCATCCCTTGTGGATTCCACTTGTGGAGTCAG CTCTGTTGCAGACTTATGGAAACAACAGAGTGCTATTGAG aaTTATATCCACAAAGTCATAGAAGAATGGAATAACTTAGAGTTGGATGTGTTGATCTGTCCCATTTTGGGTCCAGCCATAAACTACACCTACTCTGGAAGATTAACAA GTGGTGTGAGTTACACAGCATTGTACAACCTGCTCAACTTCCCTGTTGGTGTTATTCCTATCACTAAAGTCACAGCTGAGGATGAAGAACAGCTCAGACGCTACAAGGGGACTTTTGGAAGCTACGCAGATAAGCTCTTTATCAAG gCGGTGGAAGGTGGTGTGGGTCTGCCGTtagcagtgcagtgtgtgtctctgccatGGCGGGAAGAGTTGTGCCTGCGTTTGATGAGAGAATTGGAGTCTCTCTGTGCCAAGAACAAACAGTCTAACACAGAATAG